The Campylobacter curvus genome includes the window TGCAAGCCGAGGGCAAAGGAAGATATGAAATTCAAGAGGCTTTGATGCACTACGAGCTTCAGCCAAAATATAAAGCACCAAATGAAAGAGCAGGTATAGGTTATGAGTAGGAAAATCACGATAAAAGCGTTCAAATACAATCCGCAAAGCAAAATTTCAAAGCCGCATTTTGCCTCTTACGAGCTAGAGGAAACCGACGGTATGACTTTGTTTATTGCGTTAAATGTCATCAGGGAGAAATTTGACCCTGATCTTAGCTTTGACTTTGTTTGTCGCGCGGGCATCTGCGGTAGCTGCGGCATGCTAGTAAACGGCAAGCCTAGTCTTGCGTGCAGGACGCTTACTAAGGACTTCCCAAGTGGCGTCATCGAGCTTATGCCGCTTCCGGTGTTTAAGCTATTAAAAGATCTAAGCGTAGATACCGGTAACTGGATGAACGCTATGAGTAGGCGCGTAGAGAGCTGGATACACTCCGATCACGTCACTGACATATCAAAGCTTGAAGAAAAGGTCGAGCCGGAGGTCG containing:
- a CDS encoding fumarate reductase iron-sulfur subunit, which encodes MSRKITIKAFKYNPQSKISKPHFASYELEETDGMTLFIALNVIREKFDPDLSFDFVCRAGICGSCGMLVNGKPSLACRTLTKDFPSGVIELMPLPVFKLLKDLSVDTGNWMNAMSRRVESWIHSDHVTDISKLEEKVEPEVAQEVFELDRCIECGICVAACGTAIMRPDFIGAVGLNRVARFKIDALDKRTDEDFYELIGDDDGVFGCMTLLGCEDNCPKHLPLQSRIAYMRRKMAVIK